A window of Pyrus communis chromosome 3, drPyrComm1.1, whole genome shotgun sequence genomic DNA:
CCACATTTCCCATACACATTAACAAGGGTATTAGCCACCGTCACCGAGGATAACCCATACCCGAATTTCACAACATGGGCGTGAATCTGTTTCCCCAAATTCAAGTCCTGAATCCCCGTGACGGCCTTCAGAACTGCAGGAAAAGCAAAGTTGTCGGGTGCCACACCTGAAAGAGTCATTTCGATGTACGTCGAAATGGCTTCTCGGAAATGATTGGACCGGGTTTGGGAGCGGAGGGTCTCGACCCATGTGGCCGGAGTGCGAGAGTGGGATGCGGGTTTCGGTGCAGAACCGCCGCCggcggtggtggtgggtggGTTGAGTAAAGGAGAGGGCTTTAGAGTGTGTGTTTTGAGAGTTGTGGGTTGGTGGATTTGGAGGGAAGAAAGTGGTTGGGAAGGTAAGGGGCCAGAGAGAGGTGTGAGCAGTTGAGTGTAGGAGGAGGACATTTGGTAGTTATTACAGTTGGAGCAGTTACTGGATTAGTTCTAAAACGGAAAAGAGTTGCACGGTTCATGTACTGAAGGGATGGAAAGGGATccctccggatcccttccaccgaAGCCTTGTGACCCACAAATCTAATCTCTTAAAATTTGAGCCAATGCACTGAAGGGATGGGAAGGGATccctccggatcccttccaccgaAGCCTTGTGACCCACAAATCTAatctcttaaaatttgatccaatgattACAAATAGGAGGTCtcattaaaagttataataactttaaccgttagatcaaatttcaagagtccgAATTTATGGGTTATGAGGATTAGATGGAAGGAatccggagatgatccctttccgAAGGGATAATGATTGGGCCCACTTGATagaattttatcttttttttattttcctttgattATATTTTGaccaattttaaaaatttattttgttgtttaatGAGATTTTCATAAATCAAActatccaaaagaaaaaaagacctTCAATTTATGCTTGCTTGCTCACTTGTCTTTCCCTAATTTTGTTACTCCATTAGTGTTTAAATGCAATTTGTTATATTCTTCAATTGAATTCAAACACAATTATCTGAACTTGAAACTTCTTTCAATATTGATAAGAGAAAGTATAGTTAAAATGCTTATCAAGTTATCAATAAGAAAATACGATTTGCATAAGTATCATCTGAACTTGCAAATATGTGCGCTAATACCAcctaaacttttaatttttaatttttaccacATGAGTTCTCTCAACTGTTGGAATTTACCACCTACGTTACTTTTCATCTATTTGATGTTAAAACATGTCACACACCCTTCACATGgaggtatatttttttttcgatttagTTCTCAGGGCTCGCTGGAATCAATTTGTACAAAGGCAAAATGCATTGTTTGTGTAGCGGCATTGGAGTCTAGTCATGAACAGAAATGAGAAGTTGATTTCAAGTTTAATTTTGGCAATGGTTGTTGAATAATTGAAGTGAAAATTGATTGTTGGCATCTACATTGGCACTAAGTGAAAGGGGATGGAGGATAATGAGTTCAGATTTGCTGGGGAACTCCCAAATTATGGTAAATACTACATGTTTTAACGgtaaaatggatggaaagtaaTGTAGGTGATAGATTCCAATAGTTAAAAGAGTCCACgtggtaaaaattaaaaattgaaagttcATGTAGTATTATTGCACATGCTTACAAATTCAGATAGTACTTACACAAAATCCCTTAAGAAAATATACTCATTGAGCATTTCTTCGTTGTAGCACCATTCTCACATGTATCTACATATTTAAGTACGAGAACATGCACATTTTAGTATTTCGAGCTCTTTCGATGTCTAGAACTGGCAGACTCACTGCATTCATATGAAAGTTTATTTATGCATACAAACATGAGTTTGGGCTCGTTGGATGTCTTGAACTGAATAACTCATTGGGTCATATGAAAGCTTGTATGAGCACCCAGAAATGTGTCCTCATCCACACCTCTACATTTGGGAGCTCTTTCAATGTGACATACAACAAACATGCGGAACCATTCTTTCACATGTGTTTGCATATTTTCAACATGCATTCTTATCATGTCACATGTTTTGCACACCCTTTTCATGTATGGAAGCACCAACAAAGTTTTGCCTTTTTCGAATAATGTTTGGCTATTTAAAAACTCTTTGTATTTTAATCATAAACTTTATGTCTATGATCAGAATCGTTCATATTATGATTCACATTGTAAAATTTTTTTGCaagaaatgaattaaaactaaagttgtttagtcaatctattataacaaatacataaacggttcgtaatgcttttaccaattccattcatttgtttttatacagttGATAACAAAACAACCTTAGTATTATGAACGGTTTTGATCCTAAACACATAATTCTATAAATTAACAATGAATCATTTTGAATAGAAATAACTACTCATCGTTTGAGTAATCAAGTAATATTGAAAGGACAAAACTTGACTGCTTAATAGTTAGCAGGAAGTCCTGTTGAATAACTACTGTGGCTGCTTACCAGTTTGACACTTGTCCACTGTTTTTCTCCCTtctataaaaattatgtaatattaaaacATTATGTAAAGACCAAAATAACCTTATGCCCTGGTTCAATTTGTCCAGTCTTCTTCCCTTCCTCTTTTTTGTTTCGCAGACCCCAACTTTTCTTTTATTCCTCATCTTAGACAAAAGCCAATCCTCTTAATCATGGATTCTCTTTAATCTCCATATCTCATCAGCAACATCAGGTATATATGCACCCATtttaatttcaagttttggcAAATTTAATTAGTCGGTTTTTGATATTTGGGAATTATGACTCTAATTCTTGTTATTTAGGGTTACTGTTCTTTCACTTGTTTTTCAAGCATCTAATTTTCTTCTCATTCGATGCTTGTTCCCCGTACAATGTGCATATATAAAtccataatttattattttgaaaagtGGCTGATTCTTTTTCATGTATATGGTTCATTGGGTTGTGTAGTTAATCCAAAGTTGTCTTTTTCGATTCATCAATTTGCAAGCAAtatgtttgaaaaaaaacaaaaaaaatactcatGTGGTGgttgtttaagtttaaaaactcattTGTTcacaatatttttgtttttcagatTACTAGAGATGgataggggtggttcggtatgggataccataccgaaactagtatcccgaatcccaaaccaaaatttttcgggacgggaatttgaagaccaatcccaaaccaaattttcgggagtcccaaatttcgggaatcccgaaatattttcgggattttgggacaaatcgggaatcccaaattgaaatatgaaattatgaattgttcttcaaatatataattcaagaacacattcatgaactaggaatttcatttcattaacactaatatttaattgaacactggctgactgtttttatcatagtcaaaattcaaattaattaaaccctttttgcaatatgttgagagacaaactaatcaagccttctaaaatcatcagtcatggcagcagcaataataaaatccacatgaatatcaaacaaaacatgaaaaatatgcaaggtgtagggtaTTCtaggttgcagagcatgaattataaactactagcatcaattataaaagaataatatatatatataataattaatattatatattttcggtttggtatgggattcccgaaatatcgagaagccaatcccgaatcccataccgaaattttgggatcggttcgggatagcatcccaaAAATTTCGAGAATTTCGgcttgggaaatttttggtttgggatcgggatttttttggttcggttcgggatttttgggaattttttccacctctAGAGATGGACACTTCAGGTTTAATCAATGGGCCATGTGGTGATTCCGGAGTTGATTTACAAGCTGAGGCCCAAACTAATAATCCACCCGCGAATAATCTGTATAGGGCGGAAGTTCATGTGGATGTACTTGGAAGGGAATTTAGTTCGTGTGATAGTGCATATAAGTTTTATGTAGATTATGGTGGAAAAGTGTGGTTTCAATGTACGGAAACATCAACAGACAAAAGGCAAGATGAATTTGGTGTCACGAGTAAGTTATTGTTGCTCAAAAGAAGGTTACCGACAAAAAGACAAACAACATGAAATTGTAACTTATTCGCAACCAATTTCAAGAGTTGGTTGCCGAGCACATATGAGAAGAGTGGAAAATTTAGGGTTGTGTCATTTGAGGAAGGCCATAATCATGATTTGATTGCAACACCAATGAAGCATATGCTTAAAGTCAATAGAAGAATGTCTGAGGCTCAAAAAACACACGTTGATGATGCAGAAAAGGCAGAATTACCTATTAAAGCAATTGCGGACCTAATGAGCATAGAAGTTGGAGGTCGTAACAATcttggatttttggataaagATTATAAGAATTATATACATAGCAAGCGAAAgactaaaatgaaaaaaaggagATGTTTGTGCTATATTGCTGTATTTCCATAAAAATGCACTCGGAAATCTCCTCCTATTTTTATGCAATGCaagttgatgatgatgatatgatCACAAACATATTTTGGGCTAGTGCATGTTCGGTAAGTGATTATAATCTCTTTGGTGATGTTATGTGCTTTGATACCACTTATCGAACCAACGAATATGATCGACCATTTGCACCATTTGTTGGAGTTAACCATCATAAGCAAACTGTAGTATTTGGTATAGCTTTGTTGTATGATGAAACTACAACTTCTTTTCGGTGGCTATTTAATGCTTTTCTTTCAGCAATGTCTAGAAAACAACCAAGAACAATTCTTACAGATCAATCGGTTGCAATGTCAAGGGTAATATTTGAAGTCTATCATGAAACTTGTCATTGATTATGTGTTTGGCACATTTATCAAAATGTAGCCAAGAATTTGAGCCATGTTTTTCACATATCAACAGAATTTGCTCATGATTTCAGTACATGTGTACATGATTATGAAGATGGAAATGAGTGGCTACTAGCATGAAATAATAAACTTGAGAAATATAGCCTTCAAGACAACAATTGGTTGCGTGACATATTTAACTTGCAAGAAAAATGGGTTTTGGTGTATGGGCGGCATACTTTCACCGTGGACATGAAGATCACACAACGTAGTGAATCGATGaacaaagtcttaaaaaaatatttgaagccTAAACATGATTTTCTACGATTCTTTGAGCATTATAAGAGAGTGTTGGTAGATCGAACATATCAAGAATTACTTGTTGATTTCAAGATGATTGAGGCTAGTCCTATATTATTAGCAAATGTAGAAATGTTGTAGCAAGTGGTGGAGGTTTATACCCCAGAAGTAtttaaacttttccaaaaaGATTATACATGCTTTCTTGGTTGTAGTATTCACAAAGTTGACAAGTCTAAGATGATTACGGAGTACAGAGTATTTTGTGCTAGTAAATGTCAAGAACACTTGGTTAAATTTGAAGCTTCAACACATATAGTTGATTCTAGCTGTATGCAATTCTCTTTTGTTGGGATTTTATGTGGTCATGCAATCAAAGTGCTTGATaagaatgtgaaaaaaaaaatcccatccCATTACATATTAAATCGATGGACAAGAGTGGTGAAGGCTAGAAGTATGAAAGATTACCATGGAGTGGGTGCTCATGACAATCCTAAAGAGTCTGGGAAAGTGTTATAGTCATTTGTCGTGAAATTGCTTCCTTAGCTGCAGAACATGACAAGTTAACTGAGTATGCACGTCATCGTTCAATTGAGATGCTTAAAGGCttggaagaaataaagaaaagtatTGGTGAAAAGGATTGCACTAGTggtgttcaaaatttgaaaggCAAGGTTGATTCAACTGGTAAAGAACATGTTGAGATAATGGTTGAGCCTAATAATTGTGAAACAATAATTGTTGGAGTTAAGAGAAAAGCTACAGTCAGCATCCACGCGGTCGACTGAAGGATCCGCTTGAACAAAAAAAGTCTAAATCGACATCCAAGAGTCAAACAACTCCTGGAAGACGACAAATAGCTATGGAGGTACCTAAATTGTATTTTGTGCATGTATGAAGTGATTAATGTGTTATCTtgcaaatggtttttttttttttttttaatcaaaatttttgtAGGAATTTATTTGCATAGGTGAAAGTTCACAAACACTCCAGGGTGTAGGACATGAGGCTCATTTATTTGATAGCTTGTCTTAAGTAAGGACTTTTaactcttttaattttaataaagttatatcaaaatttaatttctagACATAAGAATTGAGCTTGAGAATCCAAACTTACTCTCTAAACATAAATGTAGGGATATGTCAATATTGGTATTGGTTCAGAACAACAATTTCAAGCTACACATGGAATTCAATGCACCAATGTGCTGCCTTACTTTGAAAGAATATTTAgcttgtcaacttttttttttatttcgtttttattttctaatatattaatttcaacactcattttttttcttttgtctctcaTAGTATATACCAAAGGAAACCAAGTTTTCATTTTGAACTTCTGGAAGTTTGGACGAGATTACATGTTGGCAACAAAATATCTCTTTCGCTCAATTGTTTAATGTGAGTATTACATATACGACAACTATAATACATACAAACAAATATAGATGTGTAGAAAATGTTGATCCTATTATATATTTAGCCGCTTCACTTTTTGTTTGTAGGAATCAACAACAAATTTCCATGCCTTTTCACAAGATGAAAGAGCCAAACAAAATGGAAATTGAGCAGGATTTTCATTTTTAGATTTTTTGTAAAATGGAAAATCGGAGGTGTGGAGTATCCACCTATTATTTTGGCGTCCTCCaacatgaagaaaaatttggaagatatttctttttgtttttggcaaaTTTTGCGCAGTATAGAAAGTTGAAGTGGAGGTTGCACCATTTTCCTTTTGAATTGTACTATCTTAAGTTAAAATAACTTGTAATTGTCTTTGAATTGGCATAGCTCCTTTCTAAAATAGTTATTCTAATCTTTTATACAAGTATTTTTAACattgcataaaaaataaaaaaaattaaagaacccattaattaaaaggaaaactaatgaaaatggtttgaaaactttaagttttaacgataaagataaaataaagggtaaagtgaatagtaccatgattgactttttagtgtaaaaatatgatttttcgttaaaataaacagtatcacaaatttttcgttaaaactcccttaattaAATTTGCTTAAACTTGAAAATGAAAACTGGTGCGCGCATGTGCTTTTGCCAAGAAGAGGAACAAAGCAAAGTTGGGGCCTATgaacaaaagaaaggaaagggagAAGACTGGACAAATTGAATGGGGGTACAagggtattttggtcatttaatgatattttcatATTACGTAACTTTtttaagaaagaagaaaaacatggACATATGTCAAACTGGTAAGCCGCCACAGTGACTGTTCAACAGAACTAAAACGAAGAGATAGCTCGTCACTCCAAAAGGCCATTTTCTGAAATTTGAacgctagagagagagagagagagagagagagagagagagagagaggatggagAAGGCAGGAGCAGCAGAAGCCATAGCCAAGGTCTCATCAATCTTCATATACCCAGTAAAATCATGCCGCGGAATTTCAGTGTCCCAAGCTCCTCTCACTCCAACTGGTATGTATTAATTCACAACGGTCAATCCTTCTCTCTATTACTCTCATTTCTTCCACTTTCAATTTCACTAGTGATATTTCTGTTGAACCAGTTGAATCTATTTAACCATATGATTGAAAAGTACATGAAAGTCTGTTTCTTTCTTGAGGCACCAGAAGGAAATGATCATTTAGCTTTTAAATCAAATTGCTTGCATGATTAAGTTAAATTAAGGATCCATATTAAATTGACCCAATTGAGTTTCCTCCCTATTTGTTGAAATTGTAcatgaaattaattatttttatttccatGCCTTTTCGAGTCGCAGAAACAGTCTCTTTGCAAAGGTAAGGCTGCGTACATTAGACATCTCCCGACCCTCGCAAAGCGGGGAGCCTTGTAGGCTTGGGGTCGCCCATACTTTTTCTAGTGCTGTTATCAGTTTGTTGGATTATTCTATTTACATTATTCAAGCTGGGAGTTTTCTTTTACCCACTGATTTTCTAGGAGGGGAAAAACGTATGAGAAGAGTATTATGCAGGAGGCTCTAATTGGGTTTTGGAAAATATGGTTTTGTAACATTTTGATTATCCTTGTTACTCGAATTCGATCACTTTTAGTTATTCGGTTAATCCATAGGAGCTGGCAAATGAATGCATCCACAAAAGCACAAAATTTAGCTGAATTTACGGTTTCTTACACTATTGATTGATGGTCCTTTATATTTCTTAATTTGGTAGCAGGgaataaattattgaaatgaAGATTGTTGGTTGGATTGTGAAGTGCAGGGCATGTTTGATTTTTCCAATATGTTTTGGATGTACAGGATTTCGATGGGATCGGCAGTGGTTAGTTGTAAACTCCAAAGGAAGAGCATATACTCAAAGAGTTGAACCAAGGCTTGCTTTGGTTGAGGTAGAGCTGCCAAATGAGGCGTTTGTCGAGGGTTGGGAACCTACCAAAAGCTCTTATCTAGGTAAAAAGAAAgtaattttctgttttgctaCAAAGTTTGTTTTCCCTCATTTTTTTACTGTGTATATGCTCTCTGTAGCCGAAAAACTTTATCCTTAAGCAGGAGATTTGGTGATTTACTCATGTCTTTCTCCTAACTAGTGATCAAATTCTCACGTGATATGTTCTTGTTTCTGTAATTAGCGATGCTTAGTTGGACGTTGAAGTGGAGCTTTACTCTTTTCGGAATTTTAATCTCCTTCTTATACTTGGAAGTAGTCACGTTCTTTTGTTGTATATTATATTATCATTGTTTCTTCACCCATATAGAATGTGGTTGCAAGTTCATTCACCCTTTGTAGTAAAAAATATTCATTTTGATGATGTACTGGCAATCAAAGTAGTTGTTCATATCATATGGTCATTGTGCTCACTACCTTTCAACATTCAGTGAGTTCTGTTGAAGTTATTAAATTGAATAACGAACTGTCATTCTTTTTGCAGTACTAAAAGCACCTGGCATGGATGTACTTAAGGTTTCGTTGAGTGCACCACGAGAAATAGCAGATGGGGTTTCCATGTGGGAATGGTCTGGTTCTGCATTAGATGAAGGAAATGCTGCATCAAAATGGTTTTCAGATTATATTGGGAAACCCAGTCGACTTGTTCGCTTTAATACAGGTAGAATTTATAATGGTGCTTTCAAAGAATTAGGCACTGAGCGCACCAACTAGGGCTGATCAATCAAAACCTGAGATTATCTGTAAAAACATAATTCTGGATGGGAAAATCAATTTGAAGATGCAATAGCATCCAGTGTGGTGCACACAGGTACTATTAGGACAAAACTAATTAATCTGCCCACTGTGTTCCAATGCAGTTTCAGAAACTAGGCCTGTGGAACCCGAATATGCTCCAGGATACAAAACCATGTTCTCCGACATGTATCCTTACATGCTAATATCTCAGGTTAGTCAAGTTGCAATGTGAAAAGTATGTCCTTTTGCTTTTACGAGGGAGGCTCTAATCTGGAACTTGTCATTACATATTCCGTAGGGATCAATGGATGCACTGAATCAGCTTCTGATGGAACCCATACCAATTAACCGTTTTAGACCCAAGTAATTCTAAATTTATCGTTCCATCTGTTTATTCTTTAATAAGCATCCAAATTTCTGAACTTTCAATGACATGTTTCAGCACCCAAGTAATTTTCTATTCTACCAAAATTGTTATCAGTGTtataacatatatttatatagatACTCACAGTTTTGAATCTTGAAAACTCTTACTTGCATGTCACAGTATTCTTGTTGATGGTTGCGAACCATTTTCTGAGGACTTGTGGACAGAAATCAAAATAGACAAACTCACATTTCTTGGTGTCAAGCTATGCTCCCGTTGTAAGGTTAAGAGTCTTGCCCTTTCTGCATTTTTTTGCTATGTGGTGACACTCAAGCTAAATTACATAAGAACATTTATGTAATACTCGTCTCAAAATCATACTAAGAGCTGAGCGTTTCAGAAAGACTAATATGAATCGTCTGATGTTTACAAATGAATTTTCGTGTTTTTAAGGTACCTACGATCAATCAAGACACTGGCATTGCAGGGCCCGAGCCAAATAACACTCTTAAGAAAATCCGATCTGATACAGTTTTGCGTCCGACGCGAAAACAGCAAGGAAAGGTGAGTACAGGTAGTAACTGTAGGGCTTTGCACCATATTCCTTCAGTATCCATGCAGTGATTCACATGTAGTAAATGGATTTCCAGGTTTACTTTGGGCAGAACCTAGTTTGCAAAAGCTTCCTTACTGGGCAGAAGGGAAATGTCGTAACGGTTGGAGATCTGGTTTATGTCCTTAACAAAGTCTCTTCTACTGATGAAGCAGCAGCATGAATGTCGAAGAATATGTACTTTTCTGTTACACGCTAGTGCACAATAACAAGTGGGCTGCTTGTATCatgatgaatgatatgtgatgatgCCTTTCTTGGCGTGTGGCCAAGCTAAACTctccaataaattataatacaaTTGCATTTTGCCGTAGTGTTCTAAAAGCTTGTTTTACATATTTAAAGAGCAAGAGGGACATCACCACCCTTGTAGGTTATATTTGCGAGTCCTCGTAACTGTTAGGTTATAAAAGTGGTGAAACAATTAAGTTACAACAATCAGTCCACCACAACCAGAGCTTGAGTGGGTTGGTCAGAGATGGCTGCTTCCATGGCATGGTACGGACATATTTCCCAATCATTTTCCAAGAACAACTTGACTAAATTGTTGTCGTAACCGCTGAATGTGGCCACCTCTGGCTTTGTACAAGGCACTGACGTAGACCTGGAACTGAACTTCCTAATCCGGGCAGTCCATTTTGCTTACAAACTCGCACTTGGACTTGAGACCATGGCCTCCTAGGGAACGCAACACGGGGGTTCGTCTGAAGTTGATCACCGCCTCTTTGTCAATTCGGACACCAACAGTCCCAAACCTATCGATACATCCCTGCCGAATTGGCTTTCGGGGGAGACATCACGAACAGCCAAGCAGTTGCTCAAATTCTTCTTTCGACTTTGcccttcttttggttttttaagTTGATCCTCATGTCCTCCACCTTTGCCTTCCACTGACGCTCGGCTGCTTGCCCGACATCCTCATCATTCACATATTCTACGATTTTATGTGGAGTAAATTGTAGCTACATTCtcttaattttaactcaattgaagcaatagttcctcaactaaaaattcattatcattggttcctcaactcctcaaaacgtgcagctatgatccctcaactaaaaattcattaccattggtcccttaactttaatttaacttgagaaatggtcccttaaccttaactcaattgtagcaatgatctttccaacataactcgttttgacaaaaaattttacgtggttgatgaaaatgaccataattacacactttgatgagttgagagaccctAATTGTATAAATGggcattcca
This region includes:
- the LOC137729173 gene encoding uncharacterized protein, whose protein sequence is MEKAGAAEAIAKVSSIFIYPVKSCRGISVSQAPLTPTGFRWDRQWLVVNSKGRAYTQRVEPRLALVEVELPNEAFVEGWEPTKSSYLVLKAPGMDVLKVSLSAPREIADGVSMWEWSGSALDEGNAASKWFSDYIGKPSRLVRFNTVSETRPVEPEYAPGYKTMFSDMYPYMLISQGSMDALNQLLMEPIPINRFRPNILVDGCEPFSEDLWTEIKIDKLTFLGVKLCSRCKVPTINQDTGIAGPEPNNTLKKIRSDTVLRPTRKQQGKVYFGQNLVCKSFLTGQKGNVVTVGDLVYVLNKVSSTDEAAA